Genomic DNA from Luteitalea sp.:
GACCACGCTCGTCACTCGTCACTTACTTCGTTTCGCGGTGCGCGGTGTGCGTCCGACAGAACCGACAGTATTTCCGGAGCTCGAGCCGCTCGGTGGTCGTCTTCTTGTTCTTGGTCGTGCTGTAGTTGCGCCGCTTGCAATCGGTGCATGCCAGAGCAATGATG
This window encodes:
- the rpmG gene encoding 50S ribosomal protein L33 — translated: MRDIIALACTDCKRRNYSTTKNKKTTTERLELRKYCRFCRTHTAHRETK